A genome region from Micromonospora peucetia includes the following:
- a CDS encoding poly-gamma-glutamate biosynthesis protein PgsC/CapC yields MTTEQSAAGSSRPDNAAARFAPASGEAAPDDGEAAAAGGGPRPSTSGDSADRKASDRARTTGGTGTTAGTTDTGERAGTGGAKPTGDPPDAARPATKADPVEKVSTPAATPGTAARNGKTDTKADAADKAGAAGSKAGTAGTAGTGSGAADPADKAGPVKTSAGKADAEADAADKAGKAGARSGTEGAGKGDEKTAAGKGEDGSTKEEKPDRWEAFASAPEPVPSLLGRAARATTRAVGRLLVHEWTLATLASLALAVLLTWPTLRYPLHTLPQDYWDPSLQAWQMAWSGHILLTNPAQLWQSNAFFPENWSFAFSDTLLGYAPAGMIGTGPEAAVLRYNIMFVLAHALATLGAYALARQLGAGRIGSAVAGASFAYAPWLLAQAGHLHVISNGGIPLALAMLARGHGWSLRHGYRPERRHDGWVYTGWLVAAWQLSLGFGIGLPFAYFLGGTVLVAAVTWFLRRWVIRPVKRPFGRRLLIADLVGGLLFAGVGVLLAIPFFTVAKAHPNAERSIGDIAVYSPPASGFFTAPAESRIWGALHEGARASLPWHPEMTLLPGFVLYALAAGGLFFSVWKLRHRLLLLAGVVVTMVFAMGTRFFDGAFTYVPLFEHLPGWNGLRTPGRLMLWTTLLLGLLAAGAVSAFAARVREISAERIPSWPGPWLRLATLLPLVLVIGEGLNSTPHPIVPSQPAAMRTVNGPMLVLPSNQSLDQPVMLWSTTKFQDVVNGGSGFTPSQLDDVRRVTLSFPDQTSVDYLRVLGVRNVLLMRDQIAGTPWEITIDAPVDGLGITREEIGNMAIYRL; encoded by the coding sequence CACCACGGCCGGCACCACCGACACCGGGGAACGGGCTGGCACCGGTGGTGCGAAGCCCACCGGGGACCCGCCCGACGCCGCCCGCCCCGCCACGAAGGCTGACCCCGTCGAGAAGGTCAGCACACCCGCCGCCACGCCCGGCACGGCGGCCAGGAACGGCAAGACCGACACGAAGGCTGACGCAGCCGACAAAGCCGGTGCGGCCGGATCCAAGGCCGGCACGGCCGGCACCGCCGGGACCGGGAGCGGCGCGGCCGACCCGGCAGACAAGGCCGGACCGGTCAAGACCAGTGCCGGCAAGGCCGATGCCGAGGCTGACGCGGCCGACAAGGCCGGCAAGGCCGGGGCCAGGAGCGGCACCGAGGGCGCGGGTAAAGGCGACGAGAAGACTGCCGCCGGAAAGGGCGAGGACGGAAGCACCAAGGAGGAGAAGCCCGACCGGTGGGAGGCCTTCGCGTCCGCCCCCGAGCCGGTGCCCTCCCTGCTCGGACGCGCCGCACGGGCCACCACCCGGGCGGTCGGCCGACTGCTGGTCCACGAGTGGACGCTCGCGACGCTCGCCTCGCTGGCATTGGCCGTGCTGCTGACCTGGCCCACCCTGCGCTACCCCCTGCACACGCTGCCGCAGGACTATTGGGATCCCAGCCTCCAGGCGTGGCAGATGGCCTGGTCGGGGCACATCCTGCTGACGAACCCGGCCCAGCTGTGGCAGTCGAACGCGTTCTTCCCGGAGAACTGGAGCTTCGCCTTCTCCGACACCCTGCTCGGGTACGCCCCGGCGGGCATGATCGGCACCGGCCCCGAGGCCGCCGTGCTCCGCTACAACATCATGTTCGTGCTGGCCCACGCGCTCGCCACGCTCGGGGCGTACGCGCTGGCCCGGCAGCTCGGTGCGGGCCGGATCGGCTCCGCGGTGGCCGGGGCGAGCTTCGCCTACGCGCCCTGGCTGCTGGCCCAGGCCGGGCACCTGCACGTGATCTCCAACGGCGGCATTCCGCTCGCGCTGGCCATGCTCGCCCGGGGGCACGGCTGGTCGCTGCGGCACGGATACCGTCCCGAGCGCCGGCACGACGGCTGGGTCTACACGGGCTGGTTGGTCGCGGCCTGGCAACTCAGTCTCGGCTTCGGAATCGGGCTGCCGTTCGCGTACTTCCTGGGTGGCACCGTGCTGGTGGCGGCCGTCACCTGGTTCCTGCGGCGGTGGGTGATCCGGCCGGTCAAGCGCCCGTTCGGCCGCCGGCTGCTGATCGCGGACCTGGTCGGCGGCCTGCTCTTCGCCGGCGTCGGCGTGCTGCTGGCCATCCCGTTCTTCACGGTGGCGAAGGCCCACCCGAACGCGGAGCGCTCCATCGGCGACATCGCCGTCTACTCCCCACCGGCGAGCGGCTTCTTCACCGCGCCCGCCGAGTCGCGGATCTGGGGCGCGTTGCACGAGGGAGCGAGGGCCTCGCTGCCCTGGCACCCGGAGATGACCCTGCTGCCTGGCTTCGTGCTCTACGCGCTCGCTGCCGGCGGGCTCTTCTTCTCGGTCTGGAAACTGCGTCACCGGCTGCTGCTGCTCGCCGGAGTGGTGGTGACCATGGTGTTCGCCATGGGCACCCGGTTCTTCGACGGCGCCTTCACCTATGTGCCATTGTTCGAGCACCTGCCCGGGTGGAACGGCCTGCGTACGCCGGGCCGGTTGATGCTCTGGACGACGCTGCTGCTCGGGTTGCTGGCGGCGGGCGCGGTCAGCGCGTTCGCGGCCCGGGTCCGGGAGATCTCCGCCGAGCGGATCCCCTCCTGGCCGGGCCCGTGGCTGCGGCTGGCCACCCTGCTGCCGCTCGTGCTGGTGATCGGCGAAGGGCTGAACTCCACGCCGCACCCGATCGTGCCGTCCCAGCCGGCCGCGATGCGGACCGTGAACGGGCCGATGCTGGTGCTGCCGAGCAACCAGAGCCTCGACCAGCCGGTGATGCTCTGGTCCACGACCAAGTTCCAGGACGTGGTGAACGGAGGGAGCGGTTTCACACCGAGCCAACTCGACGACGTACGCCGGGTGACGCTCTCCTTCCCCGACCAGACCAGCGTCGACTACCTTCGCGTCCTCGGGGTCCGCAACGTGCTGCTGATGCGCGACCAGATCGCCGGGACACCGTGGGAGATCACCATCGACGCACCGGTCGACGGGCTCGGCATCACCCGCGAGGAAATAGGGAACATGGCGATTTACCGCTTGTGA
- a CDS encoding BTAD domain-containing putative transcriptional regulator encodes MRCGIGHAATLPGPWVPDLSLWTQIYPYNEFLHACLAQALHHAFRTADALEVLRRLRQRLDRELGLGLGPALLRLETQLRGPANATQPGETTNLPTLKAIQTALVDLSQAVQTLINDADAQGPAEILAVKGTHATLG; translated from the coding sequence ATGCGGTGCGGTATCGGACACGCCGCGACTTTGCCGGGGCCCTGGGTCCCCGACCTGAGCCTGTGGACGCAGATTTATCCGTACAACGAGTTCCTGCACGCCTGTCTGGCCCAGGCACTACACCACGCGTTCCGTACGGCCGACGCGCTGGAGGTGCTCCGACGACTCCGCCAGCGGTTGGACCGGGAACTGGGGCTCGGCCTGGGCCCTGCCCTGCTCCGGCTGGAGACGCAGTTGCGGGGGCCGGCAAATGCTACCCAGCCAGGCGAGACGACCAACCTGCCGACACTCAAGGCAATCCAGACCGCGCTCGTCGATCTGTCCCAGGCAGTACAGACTCTGATCAACGATGCGGATGCCCAAGGGCCGGCGGAGATCCTCGCGGTGAAGGGAACGCATGCCACGCTCGGCTGA